From a single Kryptolebias marmoratus isolate JLee-2015 linkage group LG6, ASM164957v2, whole genome shotgun sequence genomic region:
- the LOC108232460 gene encoding target of Nesh-SH3 isoform X3 has protein sequence MQQHSNSFLFLLLMAFVAGIVLALPPTSLRNRVRRQNMKVRISTKGDTIVMRFLRPNTDTKLEGYIIGYGSSMFSKQFMKLPDNGQPYVAEFDAEPKYLIAVQPIPTNEVKKQCTGKVQLEKPLHLVIGSVTPTSVLLSWGTLLKTPYEGKIMNDCLEDGHYTVRYREKNRKWNYQTCPTSDTVIDNLKPNTVYEFGVQPNSKDGTGKWSKPVVHNISSSAIKEKVIRKIYKRPVNTVKSPPPGPRSFPLPPQSAPQNKTRGKQPISRNTIIQTTLASTTAAKQEFPTTAGPKLPVVNKQPIEVSLVPKLRPVTVTVVSVPVDQAKEKHGDLSKQMSQFQPIAKTQPTQPMPLQSSPNSHIKSMPEPLTTSHPEPQTKSQPQEKTQSLLQTRFLSPPKPKPHPQSVHQTTPLPQYEPKPQPTPKINHHILLPTQQQLKSQSKLQAQFQPAPQPTSVAHHQTLQPTPQNTPHIQETSPKIYTYLQLQPETQSSLRPQNHTEPQPKTPQTKSTQMTQRPNTVFSKSKPTTQSEPKNMAKPNSQTKQSKPSTKPRIKNQQAQTISQTHHQPYSPSKATFLTTLPPKEHPASGLHPKPQPRVQSEPQTRTQAENSKDTPVKTVDKAPNVPEEGKPLPRPALTTEKAGSYNRGPGIVKPSIDEVPHSPISSSAPKAGRNATVPHTHSPSHSTSQGVTPVSVSKTSSHSSSTPEANGVHHRGNSLPKPVVWPGENPVLHLLVPENKTPNMVRESKDDDKLVDLKQGEKESILKPFPVVTAKPKHERKPQTTTAVPAVNSSRFDIYENSSIFRPLPASEVDIMGKKRFVAPHVIYKTDKKPDEPCSITTSMAYFPDEEGSDQNVTSPPRAPPSNVTVVTVEGCPSFVILDWEKSDNETREYEVVSTTTGPHGKEVSVLTTNQTHTAVENLTPESNYEFKVTPKNELGIGPSSEPVTFSTESADPRVSEQASGKNAIWTQFPFKADAYSECNGKQYIKRTWYRKFVGIQLCNSLRYKIYLSDSLNGNFYNIGDQTGYGEDHCQFVDSFLDGKTGSRMMADQLQSRKGFFRALRHEPVHFGEIGGKSHVTYVGWYECGTSIPGKW, from the exons TGAGACGTCAGAACATGAAGGTCCGTATCAGCACCAAGGGGGACACCATAGTGATGAGGTTTCTGCGACCTAACACTGACACAAAGCTGGAGGGCTACATCATCGGCTACGGCAGCAGCATGTTCTCCAAACAGTTCATGAAGCTGCCTGACAACGGACAGCCATATGTGGCAGAGTTTG ATGCTGAGCCCAAGTACCTTATAGCTGTCCAGCCTATTCCGACCAATGAGGTGAAAAAGCAGTGCACAG GCAAAGTACAACTGGAGAAGCCGTTACACCTCGTCATTGGGTCGGTGACGCCCACCTCAGTTCTCCTGTCTTGGGGAACACTGCTGAAAACCCCCTATGAAGGGAAAATTATGAATGACTGTTTAGAAGATGG ACACTACACGGTTCGGTACCGTgagaagaacaggaagtggaactACCAGACCTGCCCGACAAGCGACACGGTCATCGACAATCTGAAGCCAAACACGGTGTATGAGTTTGGAGTCCAGCCTAATTCTAAAGACGGCACCGGGAAGTGGAGCAAGCCGGTCGTTCACAACATCAGCTCGTCAGCCATCAAAG aAAAAGTCATCAGGAAGATCTATAAACGCCCTGTCAATACTGTG AAATCCCCTCCTCCGGGTCCTCGCTCATTCCCCCTTCCTCCCCAAAGTG CTCCTCAAAACAAGACCCGGGGCAAACAGCCCATCTCAAGAAATACAATCATACAAACAACTCTTG cttctaccacagcTGCTAAACAGGAATTTCCAACAACTGCTGGACCCAAACTGCCTGTGGTCAACAAACAGCCAATCG AAGTCTCTCTAGTTCCCAAGCTCCGTCCTGTCACAGTCACCGTGGTATCTGTGCCAGTAGACCAAGCCAAGGAAAAACATGGAGACCTTTCAAAACAAATGTCCCAGTTTCAACCTATTGCAAAAACTCAACCAACACAGCCAATGCCTTTACAGTCTTCCCCAAATTCCCACATCAAAAGTATGCCAGAACCACTTACAACCTCTCACCCAGAACCCCAGACCAAATCACAGCCCCAAGAAAAAACTCAGTCCTTACTGCAGACCCGTTTTCTGTCACCACCTAAGCCAAAGCCACATCCTCAATCAGTTCATCAAACCACACCACTGCCTCAGTATGAACCAAAGCCTCAACCAACACCGAAGATCAACCACCACATATTACTTCCAACACAACAACAGCTAAAGAGTCAAAGCAAGCTGCAGGCACAATTTCAACCAGCTCCTCAGCCCACCTCAGTGGCACATCATCAAACCCTTCAGCCCACACCTCAGAACACACCTCATATTCAAGAAACATCACCAAAAATATACACCTACCTTCAACTGCAGCCAGAAACTCAATCTTCACTTAGGCCACAAAACCACACAGAGCCTCAACCAAAGACACCACAAACAAAGTCAACCCAAATGACACAAAGACCAAACACAGTTTTTTCCAAATCCAAGCCCACAACACAATCTGAACCTAAGAACATGGCCAAGCCCAACTCACAGACAAAGCAGTCAAAGCCTTCTACAAAGCCTAGAATTAAGAACCAACAAGCTCAGACAATCAGTCAAACACACCACCAGCCATATTCTCCATCAAAGGCCACATTCTTAACCACACTTCCCCCCAAGGAGCATCCTGCATCTGGGCTACATCCAAAACCTCAGCCAAGGGTCCAGTCAGAGCCTCAGACGAGGACCCAGGCTGAGAACTCCAAGGATACCCCAGTGAAGACAGTTGATAAGG CCCCTAATGTACCAGAGGAGGGCAAACCTTTACCAAGACCTGCCTTGACCACAGAGAAGGCTGGTAGTTACAATCGTG GTCCAGGGATCGTCAAACCATCTATTGACGAAGTTCCTCATTCTCccattagctcatcagctcCTAAAGCAGGAAGAAATGCCACAGTGCCTCACACCCATTCTCCTTCTCACTCCACCAGTCAGGGTGTGACACCTGTCTCTGTATCCAAGACCTCCTCTCAcagctccagcacacctgagg CCAATGGTGTGCATCACAGGGGTAATTCTCTTCCTAAACCTGTGGTGTGGCCAGGAGAAAACCCTG TTCTTCACCTTCTTGTTCCTGAGAACAAGACACCCAATATGGTGAGGGAATCCAAAGATGACG atAAACTTGTGGATCTTAAACAAGGAGAAAAGGAGTCCATCTTGAAGCCATTCCCAGTGGTCACAGCCAAACCAAAGCATGAGCGCAAGCCGCAGACGACCACAGCCGTCCCTGCTGTAAACA GCAGCCGCTTTGACATATATGAAAACTCTTCCATATTCAGGCCCCTGCCTGCGTCTGAGGTAGACATTATGGGCAAGAAGCGTTTTGTTG CTCCACATGTCATCTACAAAACAGATAAGAAGCCAGATGAGCCGTGCTCCATCACTACCTCTATGGCTTACTTCCCTGATGAGGAAGGCAGCGATCAGAATGTGACCAGTCCTCCCCGAGCGCCGCCGTCCAACGTCACTGTGGTTACCGTGGAGGGCTGCCCGTCCTTCGTCATCCTCGACTGGGAGAAATCTGATAATGAGACCAGAG AGTATGAAGTTGTGTCCACAACCACCGGACCACATGGAAAAGAGGTGTCCGTACTGACAACCAACCAGACGCACACAGCTGTGGAGAATCTCACACCAGAGAGCAA ttATGAATTCAAAGTGACGCCAAAGAATGAACTGGGAATCGGACCCTCCAGTGAGCCAGTAACGTTCAGCACAGAATCAG CGGATCCCCGTGTGAGCGAACAAGCCTCAG gCAAAAACGCCATCTGGACTCAGTTCCCATTTAAAGCCGACGCCTACTCTGAATGCAACGGGAAGCAGTACATAAAGAGGACTTGGTACCGAAAGTTTGTGGGCATCCAGCTCTGCAACTCCCTGAGATACAAGATCTACCTGAGTGACTCGCTCAACG GGAACTTTTACAACATTGGAGATCAGACGGGGTACGGCGAAGACCACTGTCAGTTTGTGGACTCCTTCCTGGATGGTAAGACTGGGAGCAGGATGATGGCTGACCAGCTACAGAGCCGAAAAG GGTTCTTCAGAGCGCTGAGGCATGAACCCGTACACTTCGGCGAAATTGGAGGAAAGTCTCATGTGACTTACGTGGGCTGGTATGAGTGTGGCACGTCCATACCCGGGAAGTGGTAA
- the LOC108232460 gene encoding target of Nesh-SH3 isoform X5: MQQHSNSFLFLLLMAFVAGIVLALPPTSLRNRVRRQNMKVRISTKGDTIVMRFLRPNTDTKLEGYIIGYGSSMFSKQFMKLPDNGQPYVAEFDAEPKYLIAVQPIPTNEVKKQCTGKVQLEKPLHLVIGSVTPTSVLLSWGTLLKTPYEGKIMNDCLEDGHYTVRYREKNRKWNYQTCPTSDTVIDNLKPNTVYEFGVQPNSKDGTGKWSKPVVHNISSSAIKEKVIRKIYKRPVNTVKSPPPGPRSFPLPPQSAPQNKTRGKQPISRNTIIQTTLASTTAAKQEFPTTAGPKLPVVNKQPIGPGIVKPSIDEVPHSPISSSAPKAGRNATVPHTHSPSHSTSQGVTPVSVSKTSSHSSSTPEGHMVSKVSNGVHHRGNSLPKPVVWPGENPVLHLLVPENKTPNMVRESKDDDKLVDLKQGEKESILKPFPVVTAKPKHERKPQTTTAVPAVNSSRFDIYENSSIFRPLPASEVDIMGKKRFVAPHVIYKTDKKPDEPCSITTSMAYFPDEEGSDQNVTSPPRAPPSNVTVVTVEGCPSFVILDWEKSDNETREYEVVSTTTGPHGKEVSVLTTNQTHTAVENLTPESNYEFKVTPKNELGIGPSSEPVTFSTESADPRVSEQASGKNAIWTQFPFKADAYSECNGKQYIKRTWYRKFVGIQLCNSLRYKIYLSDSLNGNFYNIGDQTGYGEDHCQFVDSFLDGKTGSRMMADQLQSRKGFFRALRHEPVHFGEIGGKSHVTYVGWYECGTSIPGKW; encoded by the exons TGAGACGTCAGAACATGAAGGTCCGTATCAGCACCAAGGGGGACACCATAGTGATGAGGTTTCTGCGACCTAACACTGACACAAAGCTGGAGGGCTACATCATCGGCTACGGCAGCAGCATGTTCTCCAAACAGTTCATGAAGCTGCCTGACAACGGACAGCCATATGTGGCAGAGTTTG ATGCTGAGCCCAAGTACCTTATAGCTGTCCAGCCTATTCCGACCAATGAGGTGAAAAAGCAGTGCACAG GCAAAGTACAACTGGAGAAGCCGTTACACCTCGTCATTGGGTCGGTGACGCCCACCTCAGTTCTCCTGTCTTGGGGAACACTGCTGAAAACCCCCTATGAAGGGAAAATTATGAATGACTGTTTAGAAGATGG ACACTACACGGTTCGGTACCGTgagaagaacaggaagtggaactACCAGACCTGCCCGACAAGCGACACGGTCATCGACAATCTGAAGCCAAACACGGTGTATGAGTTTGGAGTCCAGCCTAATTCTAAAGACGGCACCGGGAAGTGGAGCAAGCCGGTCGTTCACAACATCAGCTCGTCAGCCATCAAAG aAAAAGTCATCAGGAAGATCTATAAACGCCCTGTCAATACTGTG AAATCCCCTCCTCCGGGTCCTCGCTCATTCCCCCTTCCTCCCCAAAGTG CTCCTCAAAACAAGACCCGGGGCAAACAGCCCATCTCAAGAAATACAATCATACAAACAACTCTTG cttctaccacagcTGCTAAACAGGAATTTCCAACAACTGCTGGACCCAAACTGCCTGTGGTCAACAAACAGCCAATCG GTCCAGGGATCGTCAAACCATCTATTGACGAAGTTCCTCATTCTCccattagctcatcagctcCTAAAGCAGGAAGAAATGCCACAGTGCCTCACACCCATTCTCCTTCTCACTCCACCAGTCAGGGTGTGACACCTGTCTCTGTATCCAAGACCTCCTCTCAcagctccagcacacctgagg GACATATGGTGTCTAAAGTCT CCAATGGTGTGCATCACAGGGGTAATTCTCTTCCTAAACCTGTGGTGTGGCCAGGAGAAAACCCTG TTCTTCACCTTCTTGTTCCTGAGAACAAGACACCCAATATGGTGAGGGAATCCAAAGATGACG atAAACTTGTGGATCTTAAACAAGGAGAAAAGGAGTCCATCTTGAAGCCATTCCCAGTGGTCACAGCCAAACCAAAGCATGAGCGCAAGCCGCAGACGACCACAGCCGTCCCTGCTGTAAACA GCAGCCGCTTTGACATATATGAAAACTCTTCCATATTCAGGCCCCTGCCTGCGTCTGAGGTAGACATTATGGGCAAGAAGCGTTTTGTTG CTCCACATGTCATCTACAAAACAGATAAGAAGCCAGATGAGCCGTGCTCCATCACTACCTCTATGGCTTACTTCCCTGATGAGGAAGGCAGCGATCAGAATGTGACCAGTCCTCCCCGAGCGCCGCCGTCCAACGTCACTGTGGTTACCGTGGAGGGCTGCCCGTCCTTCGTCATCCTCGACTGGGAGAAATCTGATAATGAGACCAGAG AGTATGAAGTTGTGTCCACAACCACCGGACCACATGGAAAAGAGGTGTCCGTACTGACAACCAACCAGACGCACACAGCTGTGGAGAATCTCACACCAGAGAGCAA ttATGAATTCAAAGTGACGCCAAAGAATGAACTGGGAATCGGACCCTCCAGTGAGCCAGTAACGTTCAGCACAGAATCAG CGGATCCCCGTGTGAGCGAACAAGCCTCAG gCAAAAACGCCATCTGGACTCAGTTCCCATTTAAAGCCGACGCCTACTCTGAATGCAACGGGAAGCAGTACATAAAGAGGACTTGGTACCGAAAGTTTGTGGGCATCCAGCTCTGCAACTCCCTGAGATACAAGATCTACCTGAGTGACTCGCTCAACG GGAACTTTTACAACATTGGAGATCAGACGGGGTACGGCGAAGACCACTGTCAGTTTGTGGACTCCTTCCTGGATGGTAAGACTGGGAGCAGGATGATGGCTGACCAGCTACAGAGCCGAAAAG GGTTCTTCAGAGCGCTGAGGCATGAACCCGTACACTTCGGCGAAATTGGAGGAAAGTCTCATGTGACTTACGTGGGCTGGTATGAGTGTGGCACGTCCATACCCGGGAAGTGGTAA